A window of Trichoderma atroviride chromosome 3, complete sequence contains these coding sequences:
- a CDS encoding uncharacterized protein (EggNog:ENOG41) → MPRQTKNSGEQGYGGLPAGLPPSSMYPQPRMMPDSYYVAPPSSAMPIPSPLQTSQQPPYGPYSTSAPSPTLPMVSSQPSQHRPSSGAWSPQDDQQLLQARMQGLNWNQIKEQYFPSKTPNACRKRHERLMERRGSDDWDARKMQILAKEYMSMRKEIWSGLAARTGEKWNVVEAKCMSNGLKNLQSAARAASRRDRLETGALTGYDDDSGISGIGLTPVDELDASYSSPATSSSGTHSYSSSASYHHQQQHLQPHPQSHLHPQHHQTSYGMGATAPYYGGHGYSSSVSSTASMSHGYVSRGGHRHQPRQQPISR, encoded by the exons ATGCCCAGACAGACCAAGAACTCCGGCGAGCAGGGCTACGGCGGCCTCCCCGCTGGCCTACCGCCATCTTCCATGTACCCTCAGCCACGCATGATGCCCGACTCCTACTATGTCGCTCCTCCCTCTTCAGCCATGCCGATTCCCTCGCCGCTTCAGACGTCTCAACAACCACCATACGGACCATACTCTACCAGTGCCCCTTCGCCAACCCTCCCCATGGTATCTTCTCAGCCATCCCAGCATCGGCCCAGCTCTGGAGCCTGGAGTCCACAAGACgaccagcagctcctccaggcccGCATGCAAGGGCTCAACTGGAATCAGATCAAGGAGCAATACTTTCCATCCAAGACACCCAACGCCTGCCGCAAGCGCCATGAGCGACtgatggagaggagaggatcCGACGACTGGGATGCTCGCAAGATGCAGATCCTGGCCAAGGAGTACATGAGCATGCGCAAGGAGATTTGGAGCGGTCTGGCAGCTCGAACTGGAGAGAAGTGGAACGTTGTGGAAGCCAAG TGCATGTCCAACGGCCTCAAGAACCTCCAGAGCGCAGCCCGTGCCGCTTCGCGCCGTGACCGTCTCGAGACGGGAGCACTCACAGGGTATGACGACGATAGCGGCATTTCCGGCATCGGCCTGACTCCCGTTGATGAACTAGACGCTTCCTACAGTAGCCCCGCGACGAGCTCGTCCGGCACTCACTCCTACTCCAGCTCCGCCAgctaccaccaccagcagcagcatctccagcctcacCCCCAGTCTCACCTCCACCCTCAGCACCACCAGACCTCCTACGGAATGGGAGCAACAGCGCCTTACTACGGTGGCCACGGCTACTCCTCGAGCGTCAGCTCTACCGCAAGCATGAGCCACGGATACGTGTCCCGCGGGGGGCACCGGCACCAGCCAAGACAGCAGCCCATATCTCGATAG
- a CDS encoding uncharacterized protein (TransMembrane:8 (i147-172o192-215i236-258o264-282i291-313o333-355i384-404o433-452i)~BUSCO:EOG092D2SCW): protein MRSPLVIALAPELQLLSKSSIRTATTRRWLSTSPGLKAPRCSATSLGGSFFLQNRLFERSRCLESIISRRNSRATSTSTSTSPTPPQKPASQTPQSISDLAPHRQRQARKQALLHSSSSEAPLPPDASSLLTSAAASQPKDSFRRRFSAYLSLTKPRLTVLVVLSAMAPYALYPVPEMLMPTMTETPSLSPLTLLFLTTGTALCSASANTLNMLYEPSTDAKMTRTRNRPLVRGLISNRAAALFAALCGAAGVSALYFGVNPTVSFLGLSNIVIYAGIYTPLKAVTSFNTWVGAVVGGIPPLMGWAAAAGEAATKDGSWKELLLASDGSSIGGWLLGGLLFAWQFPHFMALSWGVREEYKAAGLRMLAWTNPARNGRVALRYSLVFFPLCFGLCAAGVTDWYFALTSTPLNLWQAREAYRFWKYEGHKGSARGLFWASVWHLPGVMILALLHKKDMWSRAWRSVFGEDEDGEWEEEELGEMAGMAAATAVENGETTKSRR, encoded by the coding sequence ATGCGGTCACCATTGGTCATAGCTCTTGCGCCGGAGCTTCAATTGCTGTCCAAGAGCAGCATTCGAACAGCAACAACACGACGATGGCTCTCTACTAGTCCGGGCCTGAAAGCTCCTCGATGCTCTGCTACGTCACTGGGTGGCTCGTTTTTCCTTCAGAACAGACTCTTCGAACGATCGAGATGTCTTGAGTCTATAATATCGAGGCGCAATTCCAGAGCGACCTCCACCTCAACTTCAACCTCGCCAACCCCACCACAAAAGCCTGCGTCGCAAACACCTCAATCCATCTCAGATCTCGCTCCCCACCGCCAGCGACAGGCCCGAAagcaagctcttcttcactcctcgtcgtccgaagctcctctgcctcccgATGCCTCCTCGCTCCTCACATCCGCCGCGGCGTCGCAGCCGAAGGATTCCTTTCGCCGAAGATTTTCTGCATACTTGTCGCTCACAAAGCCCCGCCTAACCGTCCTCGTTGTTCTGTCAGCCATGGCACCCTATGCGCTGTATCCGGTTCCCGAAATGCTGATGCCCACAATGACTGAGACGCCGAGTCTAAGCCCACTGACGCTTCTATTTTTGACAACTGGAACTGCGCTTTGTTCTGCGAGCGCCAACACTCTCAACATGCTCTACGAGCCGTCTACTGATGCCAAGATGACAAGAACAAGGAACCGACCGTTGGTGCGAGGCCTCATTTCGAATCGCGCGGCAGCTTTGTTTGCTGCCCTTTGCGGAGCAGCCGGCGTGAGCGCCCTTTATTTTGGCGTCAACCCCACTGTCTCGTTCTTGGGTCTTTCCAACATTGTCATTTATGCCGGCATTTATACTCCGCTGAAAGCGGTAACTTCATTCAACACATGGGTCGgtgctgttgttggcggAATTCCACCACTAATGGGCtgggctgccgctgctggcgaagCTGCCACAAAGGACGGGTCCTGGAAGGAGCTGCTCCTGGCCAGTGATGGATCTTCCATTGGTGGATGGCTGCTCGGAGGACTTCTTTTCGCTTGGCAGTTCCCACATTTCATGGCTTTGAGCTGGGGCGTCCGCGAAGAGTACAAGGCTGCGGGCCTGCGCATGCTTGCGTGGACCAATCCGGCGCGAAACGGGCGCGTTGCATTGCGATAcagccttgtcttcttcccccTGTGCTTCGGTCTTTGTGCAGCTGGCGTGACGGATTGGTATTTTGCTTTGACCAGCACGCCCCTCAACCTCTGGCAGGCCCGTGAGGCATACCGGTTTTGGAAATACGAGGGCCACAAAGGAAGCGCACGGGGTCTGTTCTGGGCCAGCGTGTGGCATCTCCCTGGTGTGATGATACTTGCACTGCTGCACAAAAAGGATATGTGGAGTCGAGCCTGGAGGAGCGTCTTtggggaggatgaggatggagaatgggaagaggaggaactTGGAGAAATGGCAGGCATGGCAGCCGCGACGGCAGTTGAAAATGGAGAGACGACAAAGTCAAGACGGTGA
- a CDS encoding uncharacterized protein (EggNog:ENOG41), with product MAALPRYEMEYHITSMLEGDDDATFTARRNGKIFYIETSPLNFVNSPAATHKYKSYLEVLQSGEEVLNEIYDIDVYDWVMAPFEPLLIELAPDPPMESVENIRVTLKEYFYPEFFVIILDIIDEKLQPRRVLTERSPHWPSYVCFDDDFLDDLETWTAFYDPAGIVTSHEKPEDALFKPPKKGSD from the coding sequence ATGGCGGCTCTTCCACGATACGAGATGGAATACCACATCACCAGCATGTTGGAAGGCGACGATGATGCAACCTTTACGGCCCGCAGAAATGGCAAGATTTTTTACATTGAGACTTCACCCTTGAACTTTGTCAATTCGCCTGCCGCAACACACAAATACAAGTCTTACTTGGAGGTTCTGCAGTCTGGTGAAGAGGTATTAAATGAAATATACGATATCGACGTCTATGATTGGGTTATGGCGCCATTTGAGCCCTTGCTCATTGAGCTCGCGCCTGATCCACCAATGGAGTCTGTTGAAAACATTCGAGTTACGTTGAAAGAATATTTCTATCCTGAATTCTTCGTGATTATACTCGACATCATTGAtgaaaagctgcagccgcGCCGTGTGCTGACCGAGAGATCGCCCCATTGGCCATCATATGTTTGCTTTGATGACGATTTCTTGGATGATCTTGAAACTTGGACAGCCTTCTACGATCCAGCTGGAATCGTCACGAGTCATGAGAAGCCTGAAGATGCACTCTTCAAGCCACCAAAAAAAGGTTCTGATTGA